The DNA window TCTTGCCCATCGCCTATAGGTACTCCTTCACTATGCATCATAACGGCTCTTGATGACGGTTTGATGACAATGGAGCGATTATTTTCAGTTTTTGCATGAGCGGGTGCTCTTGCGCGCTAGGAAGGGTAATAGTCCGGCCGTTTGCGCAGGTGTCGGCGGAGGGCGATTCTAAGTCGCTGTGTGGCGGTGAGCGCTATGTCCGGTGTCGGCTGCCCGGCGGCGGTTTGGCAGGCGGGAATGATAGTGCCGTAATAGAAGCGATACAGCTTCGGCCAGCCAGCCGCGACCCCGTCATGGCCCCATTTATGGACCTGCTGCGGCACGCGGGCGACGGCTTCGAGGACGATAATCGCCTCCTCGACCAGCGGGTCGGCGTTGCGGTAGATATCCGCATCCGGCGCGAGGTTGAAGGCCATGTCGGCGAGGTAGCGGGCGACCGCATCGCCGTGGCGGTGATAGGGGTGCAGCGTGAAATGCGGGTGGATGTTCAGGCGCTTGCAGGCGCGGGTGAAGCGCGCCCAGCGGATGAGGCGGCGCAGCTGGCAAACCATCCATGGCGGGGTGTAGCGCAGGCGGGCATGGTAAAAGGCGACGGCGGTTTCGGCCCGGCAGAGGGCGCGCAGGCCCGCCGCGTCATACTGCGCGGCAAGGCGGGCGAGGTGGCGCTGGTCGTGGATGCGGGCGGGCCCGGCGATGGGCGAGGCGCGTAGCTGGCTGTGCGCCGCATCGGTCGAATGGCGGCCGAGGATGCCGCGCGCACCGCGCCGCAGATCCGCGAAATGGCCCAGCTCCTGCCCGGCGATGACCACCATGCGCGCCAGCGCCGGGAAGCCATCCGTGACATAGGTTTTATGCTCGCCCTCGAAGAAGGGGTCGCCCCCGGCCGAGACATACACGGCGGTGCTGGTGGTTTCGGTCGCCTGCAGCCCGCTGGCGGTGCCGAGGTTCTCCCACTCATGCACCGCCATCAGCTCGGCGACGTTGTGGGAATAGGAAATAAACAGCTCCGTGCCGCTTTGCAGTAGCAGTTGGATAACCGACGGATGGGCCGATTGCACCAGCACCCGGGCCACGCGCAGCTCCTTTTGCAGGCTGATGCCGCGTGCTTTTTTCAGCTCGCGCAGCAGGTAATCCCACACATCCGCAATGCCCTGGGCGCCTTGCGCGGGCGCGACATGGCGGGCGACCTCGCTGCGGGTGGCGGGGGCGAGTTTGGGGTCGGTCAGCTCGCGCTGGGTGAAAGTTTTGTCGGTGCCGGAGGAGCCGTAGCGCACGTAATTGCGCTGCGCGTCGGCATGGATGCGCAGCTTGCCCGAGGCAACCAGCGCCTGCGCGAGCGCTTCCAGCGGCGGCGGCATCTCCCATGCTTCGGTCGCGGGGATAAAGGCGAGCAGGTGGTATTGGTTGGCGGTCATGGGGGGACGCTAGCCGATGCGGGGCGCAAAGAACAGAGGTTAGCTGAGGACATTGCCGCTTGGATTCTTGGGTCCGAGGGGCCCGTCGATGCGCGTCGCTTCCGCCAGCCGGATCTCGTGGTTGGGCCGGATAAGGCGCGCGGCGGCGGCAAGGGCTTGCTCCATCCCGGCCACAAGCGCGTGCTGGGGGCGGGTTTCTTCCACCAGCGGCGCGGCATGGGCGGCAACTTCCGGGCTGAGGATGGGCGGCTGGGCCGCATGGGTGGTGACGCCGTTTTCGATGATGGCCGGTGCCGGTTTGGCGAGGGCCGTCAGGGCCTGCGCGCCGCTGATGCCTTTGGGCAGGCCAATGCCATCCGGCTGTTGCGTGGCGTTTAGGTGATGCGCGTTCAGGTGGTGCAGCAGCGCCTCGCGTGCCTCAGTGCCCGATGGCAGGGCAATATGCAGCCCTCCGGCACGGTGGGTGATGGTCAGGCTCGGAGCATCCGGCAGCGCTACCGCTTCCCCGGCAATGGTGATGGCCTGCACGGCCGCCTGCACCAGCATTTCGGGGTGGGCCTTGTGCATCTCGCTTTTCAGCGCATCCGGCAGCAGTGGGGTGAG is part of the Pseudomonadota bacterium genome and encodes:
- a CDS encoding DUF2748 family protein; the encoded protein is MTANQYHLLAFIPATEAWEMPPPLEALAQALVASGKLRIHADAQRNYVRYGSSGTDKTFTQRELTDPKLAPATRSEVARHVAPAQGAQGIADVWDYLLRELKKARGISLQKELRVARVLVQSAHPSVIQLLLQSGTELFISYSHNVAELMAVHEWENLGTASGLQATETTSTAVYVSAGGDPFFEGEHKTYVTDGFPALARMVVIAGQELGHFADLRRGARGILGRHSTDAAHSQLRASPIAGPARIHDQRHLARLAAQYDAAGLRALCRAETAVAFYHARLRYTPPWMVCQLRRLIRWARFTRACKRLNIHPHFTLHPYHRHGDAVARYLADMAFNLAPDADIYRNADPLVEEAIIVLEAVARVPQQVHKWGHDGVAAGWPKLYRFYYGTIIPACQTAAGQPTPDIALTATQRLRIALRRHLRKRPDYYPS